Part of the Bacteroidota bacterium genome is shown below.
CAAGAGGAATTGGGGTGAATCGAGGGCATCCAACGTTGAATACCAAGCACAAAAATAATGGAAACACAGAAAAAACGACCATGATCTTTGACATGAGATGTCAAAAAGCCCATGCTATTTTGGAGAAAAGAAGGTAGTCGTTCCCGCCCTCAAGGCTACGAACGTTCACCTTAAGTATCCTGAAGGAATCTAAATATTGTTTTGCTCGTTTCAAATGGTTCTGTTTTCAGCGGGTTCCCTTTTCGGGAGCCCGCATTTTTTTTCAAAACACTGCCTTCCGACATTCCCCTTAGCTGCCTTATCTTTGCACCTGAAAGACTATGAAATTTTCCGATCGCATCCGGCAGGGCACATTCACGATGATCTTTGGATTCTTCGTGTTTTATACCATTCGCTACATTGACTTTAATCCTTATCCCAAATGGCTTACTGAGCATCAGATGCAACAATGGCTCGGTGCGGGACTTGACGAATCCACCTTGCAAGATGGTGACTTGGTGTTGCGACATAGCAAAGGCTTTGTCAGCGACGCTATTTTGACGTTTCAGACACAGGATCCGCAGTATTCGCACAGCGGGATTGTCAAGAAAAAGGAAGGAAAAACCTATATCTACCATGCCACGGGCGGGGAAGAGAACGTCTCTCAAAAGATGAAATGTGATCCCATTGCGATCTACTGCCACCCGGCCGCCACTTACAAGTTCGGTGTTTTTCGTTGGGACCTCCCTGAAGATCAGCGCGCTAAATTCATGAAATCATTGGATCACTGGTACAAAACCGAAATGGAGTTTGACCTTGACTTTGACATGACTACCGATGACAAAATGTATTGCTCCGAAATGATCTACAAAGGCCTTGTAGACGCTACGGGAGACACCAATTACATAGCTTTGTCGCGCGTGATCGATAAACCCTACGTTGCAATTGACAACTTGTACCTGAACGCGCATTGCAAGCAGCTCTTTAAGTATGAGTATGAATAATTGAACGTTTTTGCCCTGTAATAAGGGTAAAAATGGAAGTAGCCGGCAAGAATGCCGAGATCAAAATCGGCTTTGGAACCAATAATTGAGAAAAACAGCATTCACGATCTCGTTATTATCAGTTGATCAACAACCAACTAACCTTTTCCTGGAAAAAACCTTTGCCTTGAAAATATCATTTGGAATTGATAATCAAAAACATCTATCTTTGCCGACGGTTTTTGAAACGCTTTCAAGTCGATCAGGGGCCATGTTAATTCCGATCATTATTTAAAAAATTAGAACGAGTTATGAAAAGGACTTTGAAATTTTCTGCTATCGCACTGCTCGCAGTGGTTGTTCTCTGGGCATGTGGTGGCGCAAGCGGCCCTAAGGCTGTCGGCGAAAGCTTCTTGAATGCAATGGCAAAAGGCGACATCGAAGGCGCAAAGAAATTTGCTACCAAAGATGCTCAAGAGTCATTGGGTATGATGGCTGCTTCTGCTGAAGCCAAAAAAACCAATCCTGACAAAATCGAAATCGGCGAGATCAAAGAAGAAGGCGACAAAGCCACTTTGAGCTACAAAGAAAACGGAACTGACAAGAGCTTGAACCTGGTCAAAGAAGACGGTCAGTGGAAAGCAGCTTGGACCAAAGGTGGCGGTGGCCTCGAAGATTTGGGTGGTGCGCTTGAAGGTGCTGTCGAAGGCGCTGTTGAAGGTGCTACCGAAGCTTTGGCTGACTCTGCAGCAACTGCTCCAGCTGAAGGCGAATAATTAACCGAAGTAATTCGGCACAACAAAAGGGCTTCATTCGTGAAGCCCTTTTGCATTTTGGCCCATTGAGTTCGGAAGCAGGTTCAATCGCCATCCAATTTCTCCTTCATGATGAGACCTTCAGGCATTTTGGGCTCAGGAATTTCCCGTGCAACACTGTCAAAATCTCGTCTCCATTTGTGAAACTTGTGTGCTAAGCCCGGATTTTTCCACATCGAGCTTCGCCAAACGGCTCCAATCCACCTCGAAAAACAGAGAAACTAAATACTCCATCCAGGGCAAAAACGGCGATTGGAAGCCACTGAGGCCGATTTCAAAAACATGCTCGCCGAATCGTCTATTTTTATAAAAATGCACATCCCCAATGTGGGTTGCCGACAGGCCTTGACAAGCCTCATCGCAGCATTCAGAAAAACATCTACATTTGCATCAGTCTTCCAACGAAGATTTTTTCTCTCGAATTAAAAGTTATTTAACGATCACATTTCATTATGAAAAGGACTTTGAAATTTTCTGCTATCGCACTGCTCGCAGTGGTTGTTCTCTGGGCATGTGGTGGCGCAAGCGGCCCTAAGGCTGTCGGCGAAAGAAAAGGCGACATCGAAGGCGCAAAGAAATTTGCTACCAAAGATGCTCAAGAGTCATTGGGTATGATGGCTGCTTCTGCTGAAGCCAAAAAAACCAATCCTGACAAAATCGAAATCGGCGAGATCAAAGAAGAAGGCGACAAAGCCACTTTGAGCTACAAAGAAAACGGAACTGACAAGAGCTTGAACCTGGTCAAAGAAGACGGTCAGTGGAAAGCAGCTTGGACCAAAGGCGGTGGCGACATGGGCCTCGACAAACTTGGCGAAGACCTTGGCGATGCCATGGGCGAAGCTTTGAGCGGCGACTCAACTGCTACTGACTCTGCAGCAGCTGGCGAATAATTTCGCTTCCCGAAAAGATACAAGGGCTTCCCAAACGGGAGGCCCTTTTCTTTTGTGGAGGATTGAGCAGAAGCATGTTAGGCCATTGTTAATCTTGTGTTTTTAGCCATTCTTTACGGACCAAACGAATGAAGTACCCGTATAGCAAACTACATTTGTCGCAGTTCAGCGATGAACAGTTAATCTGAATTATTAGTCTTTTACGATCACATTGAAATTATGAAAAGAACATTGAAATTTTCTGCTGTTGCACTGCTCGCAGTAGTAGTGTTGTGGGCATGCGGTGGCGCTGCCGGTCCTAAGGCTGCTGGCGAAAGCTTCTTGACAGCCATGGCCAAAGGCGACATCGAAGGCGCAAAGAAATTTGCTAGCAAGGATTCACAAGGTGCCCTCGAAATGATGGCCGGAACATCCGATGCAAAGAAAGCCAATCCTGACAAAATCGAGATCGGCGAAGTGAAGGAGGAAGGCGACAAGGCTACCTTGAACTACAAGGAAAATGGCACTGACAAAACCCTCAACCTTGTCAAGGAAGACGGTGCTTGGAAGGCTTCTTACACCAAAGGTGCAGGCGACACCGGTGGCCTAGATGACCTTGGCAAAGGCCTCGAAGACGCCATGGACAGCGCGACATCAACCGTCGACACGTTGATGCCAGCAGACGGAGAATAATTCTCTCGAAACAATAGAAAAAGGACCGACGAAAGTTGGTCCTTTTTTATTGCCCATAAAACAAAGTGCGCACCCAGGTGGAGTGCGCACTTTGCTTGTAACGAAGATCAGCTTTGGCAATCAACCCGCCAAAACTGCAATCAAATCCGATTTGGTGATGATATGCAAGCCGCCATTGGCATCTTGCATCATGACCGCAGGGCAATCTTTGTTGATCATTTTGGAAATCAAGTCGATGCGCGTGGTGGGTAGCACAAACGGGAAAGGATCGCTCATACAATCCGCCACTGGGCTATCCTTCAGACTTGGGTCATCCAAAATCGTGTTGAGCACCCGGCTTTCATTGATGGTACCGACGACATTGCCGCCTTCTACCACCGGCAATTGCGTGATGCTGTGCTCACGCATCAGCAGGATCACTTCGGAAAGCGTGGACTTCGTGGAAACCGAAAACAAAGTATCCACCTTGCCCTTGCGATCCAGGATTTCCTGGGCGGTGAGCATATTGCCCTTGTCGATGAAGTGGTGATCGCTCATCCACTGATCATTGTAGATTTTTCCGAGGTAACGCGTGCCATGGTCAGGAAGGATCACCACCACGACATCGTCTTTGGAGAGTCCTCGGGCGTATTCCAATGCACCATGCATCGCAGATCCACAAGACCAACCCACGAACAAGCCTTCCAAACGCGCCAACTTACGGGCCATGATGGCAGCATCCTTATCGGTCACCTTGATGATTTGATCGACAAGACTCATGTTCAGGTTGGCAGGAAGGATGTCCTCGCCGATTCCTTCGGTGAGGTAGGAATAAATCTCATTGCGGTCAAATTCGCCGGTCTCGTGGTATTTCTTAAACACTGAACCATAGGTATCGACGCCCACACAAACGATGTTCGGGTTTTGCTCCTTGAGGTAGCGCGCGATGCCGCTCATGGTGCCGCATGTCCCCATACCGGCGACCAAGTGCGTGATTTTGCCTTCGGTTTGCGCCCAAATTTCGGGCCCGGTCGATTCGTAATGCGCCTCCTGATTGCTCAGGTTGTCGTATTGATTGGGATAATAAGAATTCGGGATTTCCTTGGAGAGGCGCTTGGCAACGGAATAATACGAACGGGGATCATCAGGCTCGACCGCAGTAGGCGTCACGACGACTTCCGCACCCATCGCGCGCAGGATGTCCATTTTTTCCTTGCTCTGCTTGTCGGGCATCGTGAAGATGCAGCGATAACCCTTGATCGCAGCAACAAGGGCAAGTCCCATACCGGTGTTTCCTGAAGTTCCCTCGATGATGGTTCCTCCGGGCTTCAACAAGCCTTTGCGTTCGGCATCCTGAATCATCTTGACCCCGATGCGGTCTTTGATACTGTTGCCAGGATTGAAATATTCAACCTTGCCCAAAACAGTGGGCTTTACGTGCGAAGCCACGTTGTTGATCTTGATAAGGGGCGTGTCGCCCATGGTCTCGAGGATATTATTCAGCCACATATCGTGTTCCGTTAATCAAATTAGGGAACCGAAAGCTATAAAATATTCACTAGAACCCAAACAATCAATCTAAATTCAAAAGAATGTCCGCGTTTGGAGACGCGGACATAGATAATTTCAGAATAATATTTTGCAATTAACGCTATTCACCAAATGGGATCACATAACGCAAACGCACTTCCGCGCCAGCCTCGCGAATCATCAAGTAATCCATGCACTTTGCACTCAGCCTGACGGTATAGGGATCCTTTTCTGGCAATTGATTAATGACCTCTACGAGGATGGATTGCCCCTTGTCAGGATAATCTACCCGGATATAGGATCCTGTGGGCAAATAGCGATGGAACGCATAGAACCGTGTCTGGTCGGTGGCAAAGTCTTGGATGGCTCCTACCCGACCCGTCTCCTCGACGCGTTTGTAACTTACGCCGGTAGATTTATCCTTGTAAACCGTCACTACTGCAGCCGAAGGGACTGTGGTCGCCTTTGGAGCTGTCAATACTTTCAAATCTGGAAATTGCTCGAGCTTCGGCGTGGAATCTTGTACTTGTTCGATCGCATCGATCAATGCCGTGCCCTGATTGGGATTCTCGTTGGAATCAGCCTTGACTCTCAAAGCTTGGCCTTCCTTGATGGTTGCATTTTCCAAGCGGTTGATTTTGCGCAACTCGCTCACGTCCATCCCATAGGTGCGTGCGATGGCAAACAGGGTTTCTCCTGGTTTTACGACGTGTACACCGGGTCCCGGTTTTACCTTGGTTGCGACTTGGTCGCCACCTCCATTGTTCGCTTCAACTGGCTTCACCGCATTCGGTGCGATATCTGCCGGATTGACATCAGCGGCTTTGGGAGCAGGCTCCTTTACTGCGACCACCACCTTGGGCTGTTCAACGGGTTTGACGGGTTCCTCGACCTTTTTTGGAGTCACGGTGGCCGTTCCGGATGCACTCACCCAAAGCTTCTGCCCTTCTTTGAGTCCATCCACCGAGAGACTGTTCCATTGCTTGATTTGATCAACGGACACACTGTATTTGCGCGAAACAGCGTAGAGGGTCTCCCCTTTTTGGACCGTATGTTGTTTTCTTTCTCCGCCGGATGGGTTTTGTTGTGCGCCGGAATTTTGCGCTGTAACGGGCTTGATTTCTGTTGGCGTTGGCTGTACAACCGTCGGCTTGGGATCTACCACTGTTTTCAATGACATTCCGGCAGCGGCTGTTCGGGAAGGCACCATCAGAATCTGACCCGCTTGAATCGTAGCCGCAGTCGTAGAATTCAACTCCTCCAACGATGCGACACTGACTCCGTACTCACGGGAGAGCTTGCCGAGATTGTCTCCTTTTGCCAATTTATAAAGGACGAATGACTTGCCATTCACGACCTTCACCCCTACTGAATCCCCTGGCATTGAAGCCATTAGTGAAGCTGGCATCGCCAAAGCCCCCAACAACAACGTTTTAATCCAACCTTGCTTCATTCTTCAAATCATTTGAACCACAAATTATCTTAATCCATCCCCAGATATCAACCACTTCTATCCCCAGCTTTTACGGAAGTGTACAGAGAAACGGACGGATTAAGGGAGAATTAGGAATGGAAAAAGGAGAATTTAGATAGGAGTGGCAATCGGCGTCACAAAAGAGATGCTCATCACGTCAGCCGTCGAACATTCCAAAGGGAATTTGAAAATGGGCCTACATCACAGGCAGTTCAAAATGCCCTTGAACTTTTCACTTTTCACTTTTCACTTTTTCACTCCCAGCGTCAGCATGAACACAGGTACAAGGAATCCGACGCCCACTTGCCGTTCAAGCGTGGATTCGCCCATCATCGCGAAGGTATAATTCAGCCAGAATGCCCAGAAAATCAGATCCTTGGGCCATGCCTTTGAAAGTATTGGATAAAACCAAGCCAATGCAAGCACCAAGAAGCCTACGATACCCAAACCAGCCAGATTTTCAAGGAATTGGTTATGTGGTTCCTGAAAATTTTCCGGACAGAGTTTGGTCTTGTCGATGACGTATTGATCGGTCATGTCTGCGTCCAAATCGGCTTTAGAAACCCCCAAAACAGGATGCTCCTTCCATAGGTTAATGGCAGTCTTCCAACTTTCAAACCTGGTTCCGATGCTCAGGTAATTGGGATCATGCCCTTTGAAATATTCGGTGACATCCATCGCCGTGTTGTCGATGCGGCGCTGAAAAGATTCCAATCCGAAATAACCCGCAACCGGCACCGAAAGCAGACCAATTACCAGCACCATGGAAAGCAGATAGCGCCTTTTGCGCAGCAAAAGCAACAATCCGAGGGTTAAAATGGTGAGGTAAAGGCAAACAAGGCCGGTTCTTGTGGTGAGCACATGCATTTCGACAAAACAAATCAACGAAAGCAGGAGTAAGACAAAGCGGTCTCCCTTGAACAGCAAAGGAGACGGCTGCATCGCGGACCAAATCCCTCCTAAAATCGAAAAGGACATGACCACACTGAAATAAATGTGCGGACTTCCCAGCCATACTTGCACCTCTTTTGATATTTCGATGCGGTGGTTGATTTCGGCTGCATTGACTACGTAATCGATCACGGTACCGGTTCCAGCGACAAAGGTTCCCAGCAACAACAAGCCAAGTGCAATTCGAACCTGCTTCAAAGAAAATGGTCCCAAAACGGCCAGACCATACATCCCAAGAAAAAGTGGAGCCTTGATGGTCAGGTCTTCCAGCCATCGCTTCATTGCAATATCCCTGGCCCACAGGCCGGAAACAAGCTCGACAAAAAACAACAACGACATAAAAACCGCTGGCTTGTGCGCCCAAAACCGACGCAATTGCTCCCGAAGTGGAAAAAGGAACAATCCAGCGACCATCACCATGATGATTCCGATGCTGAGCAGCGCCGGGGACGTCACGAGTCCAGCCATGCATAGGAGCACGCCTCCATAGGAAATCCTCCGCAGGATGTTTTCGCGGGGCATCAAAGGCTGCTCCTGCCCTTGCCAACCAATTCGAGTGGGTAATTGCATTTCCGCCAAACTACGGAAATTTAGATTTGGGATAAATGGAAGAAAAACGGGATGAGAACTATTCGGCGGTTTCCAATTTCTCCGAATGCAATTGGCCGTCTTCCCCGACATACAATTTGAACCTTCGCGCAAAACCGGGATCAAACCGCACACTACCAAGACCATGGAGCATTACCGTGCTTGCATATCGAAAAATGAGCGGAAGGAGGACGAGAATCAAGCCTACGATCAGTGCGATGACGGCCCATTCGTTCCAACTCGGAAACAGGAAAACGTATCCCAATGCACCTATCACCGAAATCAAAGAGGTAAAGCCATAGCCAATGTAGGAAGCTCCCATATAAAAGCCTGGTTCGATCACAAAATCCTGCCCGCAATGCGTGCATTCAGGGTACATTTTGTAGAACGCGTCGATACGATATGCTGGCTTTTCAAACAATTCGCCTTCACGACACCGCGGACACCGGCAATTTGCCAGTGCGAATAACCGTGAGGGAACAGCTGCTATTGGTTTGGGCTTTTCCATGACAGCAAGATGAGCTATTCAGCGGATGGTCTGCCTGTCGGCCGATGGTCTCCGATCACATCCTCGACTGTGGTAGTGGACAATTCCATGGCGTCGGCACGCTGCTTGCGGCGATAATGTACGACAACAACCACGCCGATGAGCAACAAGGATCCGTAGGGAAGTACAAAAAGGTACAAAATTCCAGTGTTGAGCCCCGCAACAATTTGATTGCCTTTGGCACCGTAATTGGATCCCGAAGTCACAGCAGCCTTGCACATGGGGCATTGCGCATCCGACAACTGCGGGAGAAAAATCATTCCAAAAGCAAGAATCAGGATAGCCAAATACTTTTTCATAGACGCTCAGTTTACCAATGCCGGATTAAACACATGCGCAAACAAATAAACAATGACACCCGTCACTGAAACATACAGCCAAATCGGCCAGGCCCATTTAACGATTTTCTTGTGGCTTGCGATAGAGTTGCTCAAACCGCGGTAGGTCGCAAACAAAGCCAATGGCACCACGGCCATCGAGAGTATGATATGCGAAAACAGGATCACCAGGTAGGTGACTTTCATCGCTCCGGTGCCACCAAATTTTACGTCTCCGTTAGCGCCGTGGTACAACACATAAGAAACGAGAAAAAAGATCGACAGCACCAACGCCGTGATCATCGTGGTCTTGTGTGCCTGGATATTCCCTTTTTTCACAAACAGAAGGGCCACAATCAGGAGTACACTTACAATGCTGTTGATACCGGCATTCATCGCGGGCAAAAAACTCAAATCCCCCACGAAGGCGGCGCCCCCAAAATCCGCGAACAGCAGCAACGCCACCAACGCCGGAACGACAACGCTCAACGTTGCGATCAAGGGAACAAAAAGCCTGTCATTTCTTTTGAGCGTACTCATTTTTCAATCGCTTAATATCCGCAATCACTGAATCAACTTCGACGGGATTGGTTCCATCATAGAATCCACCCCTGAATCTTCCCTCCTTGTCCACCAGGCGCAGCGTATTGTCGTGAACGAACTTGATCGTCTTGTCCTCATCTTCTGTGGCGCTGAAGAAAAAATCTTCATGTTCAACCTTGTAAAGGTCGGTTTTGTTTCCTGTCAACATATACCATTGGTGCGGTCTCGCCCCATACTGTGCTGCATAGACTTGAAGGATGGAAAGCGAATCGTACTCAGGATCAACCGAAAACGAAACCAACTTCACCTCCGGATCGTCGGCAAATGCAGTTTGAATTTTTTGAAGGCCTTGGCTCAATTTGGGACAAATGCTCGTGCAAGTCGTAAAAAAGACATCCGCCACCCAAATTTTCCCGCGAAGGCTGTCTTGCGTAATGGTGTTGCCGGTCTGCGAAACGAATGAAAATTTGCCAACGGTCTTAATCACTGAATCCTGCCCGCCATCGGGATTGGGAACCATGATCGGAAGTATCTTGACTGAAGTACCAATTGGTGATGTCGTTGGAACCCCAACCACATAGTACATGATCATGTAGGAGATTCCGGCTCCAATCAGGATGGTAGCCAAAATGAACAGGGGACGTGCATTCTTTCGCAAAACCTTCGTCGCTAAGTTAACCGAGGCAAAAGTAATGCGTTTCCATGAAACGCAAACAGTGGATTACCCAGAATCACTGGGGAGAATGCGCTCCGGAACGCATGTCGGCAAGCTCCTTTTGCAAAAAGACCATGTGCTGTGCCATGGTTACCATTTCATTTTCTGCAGCACTGTGGTAGATGCTGCCACGGAGATGACCATCCCAATCCACCAAACGAAAGGTGCGATCCGTCAGGCCCTTCTCAGACAATGCTTTAGGATCCGTCGGCAGGAATTTGAGTTCCTCAATCAGAAATTTTGAGAGAACAGCTGGGTTGCCTGTCAAAAAGTACCAACGACGGTCTGCCTCCAATTTCTCAGCATAGGCCTTCAAAACAGGAACGCTGTCGTTGGCGGGATCCACGGAAAACGAAATAATCCGAATGTCAGGATCCGTGGGGAAATCCTTGGTGAGGAGTTGTTTGATGTAAGCGTTTTCAATGTCGCAAGCATCGGAGCAATTGCCATGAAAAACGTTGGCCAACCAGATTTTCCCTTTCAAGGAATCCATCCGGAGGGTATCTCCCCGATGAGAGGCAAAAGAAAAATCACCCACAGCCTTAAACACCGAATCCAGACTTCCGTCCGGATTCGGTATTTTTTCGCTAATAGTTTCGATGGGTCTATAGTTCTGCGTTCCAAATGCCTTGATGAAGACATAGATCAAAATCGGAAAGATGAGGATCAGGAACAGAACAAAAAACGCACGGTATTTTTTCATTTCTAGAGGCCCAAGAACCAGCCTTTTCCGTAGAATCCACCTTCGATCAACAGGGCAAGAATCAGCCACAGAACGAAAGTAAGGGGAATCAGGATGGTCATGATGAGGCTTTTAACTTCATCTTTTAAGTGCATGAAGGTTCCCACGATGTAGAAGGCCTTCACCAACGTCATCAGAATGTAGGTGATATTTCTGAATGCACCCCTTGGAACGGTAAATGCGATCACAAATTCGATAGCGGTCAGGATGAACAGGATCCAAAACACCTGCCAGATTTTCTTTCTGGTAGTGACACCCGCGGCTTCATCGTGATGCGTATGGATATCAGGGTGGGTGTATGGGCTCTGATCGTTGTCATAGCCCTTTGAATGCGCATTGTGATGTGTATCTGACATAACTTTTCAGATTAGACGAGGTAGAAAAAGGTAAACACAAACACCCAAACGAGGTCCACGAAGTGCCAGTAAAGACCGACCTTTTCGACCATTTCATAGTGTCCACGACGCTGCAGTTCTCCGTTTTTGGTCCACTTGTAGATCAAGTAGTTCAAAAACACACCTGAAGCCACGTGCGTGCCGTGGAAACCGGTGATGAAGAAAAACAAATTCGCAAAGGATGGATTTTGCGCATACTGATTGACAGTAAGGTTTGCACCACTGATGATGACCTCTGGATTTACCGAACCGTCTGGCAACAAAGAAGCCGCAGGAACCAATTGCTGGAACAAGGCAGTATTTTCAGGTGCCATCAGGTTTACCCCAAGGTGATCCACGCCGTTCATGATTTGAAGTCCACCATCGCCGGGCATAAACTGTGCAACCGTGCCGTCGAGCAAATGAATTGCTCCTGCGATATGGTGCGCACCATGTGTACCGATGATAAAGTGATACCATTCGTAGGCTTGGCAAGACAAAAATGCCACACCGCCCAAAATGGTCCAAAGCATGTATTTCTCAACCGCCTTTTGATCCATGCGATGCCCTGCCTCAACTGCAAGCACCATCGTAACGGAGGAAGCGATGAGGATAAAGGTCATCAATCCAACGAATGCAAGCGGGGCCTCGATATGAAACAATTCATAGAGCCCAGGAAAGTGGGTAAATACCAGTTCCGGGTTTGCCCAAGGGGTGCCACTCGCAAATCGAATCACACCATAAACTGCCAACAAAGTCGAAAAGGTGAATGCGTCTGACATGAGGAAAAACCACATCATCAGCTTGCCATAGGTTGCCTTGAAGGGCTTCCGGCCGCCATCCCATAGTGACTTCGGAATTGTCGCTGTTTGAGCCATTTTTTAAGCGATTGAGTTAAGCCATTTCAGATTTTATACCAACGGATTGCCCTGGTTGAGCAACAAAAATATAAATAAATACAACCAGAGCAAACCCAAAAAATGCCAGAAAGTCGCAGCATTTTCGATTCCAACGATGTTTCCCGGGTGGTAACGGTTGCCCATCAGGCGCACGTACACGTAACCCATGAAAATTAAGCCTGCAACGATGTGTAATCCATGCAGGCAGGTGATAACGTAAAGGTAATTGCCGGAGTTACTGCCGCCCGCTCCAAAAACAACACCTTCTTCAGTCAAATTGAACCAAGCCACCACCTGACCGGCCAAGAAAATCAGTCCCAACAACATGGTGAGGCTGAATCCTATTTTGGCCCTGCGGAAATCGCCTTTTCGCGCCCCCCAGAGCCCAATTTGCAACATCACACTTGCCACCAACAAAATGCCTGTATTCAACCAGAGCACTTTAGGCATGGAAAAGTAATGCCACATATCCTTGTCGCTTTCGATGCCTTTGCTCACAATGTAAGCACTCGTCAAAGCACCAAAAAGCAATATGATCGACACGATAAACAGCCAGAGATTAAATTTCGCTGGATGAATGATGTACTTCTTCTCGTTCGCTTCCACTGCCATTCCGCCCATATCCATTAAAACTTATCGATCAACATGGCTATCTGCACAATCGGCAAATAGATAAACGAACCAAACATCAATCGGCTTGCCGATTTGATGGTTCGCGTTTGCAACAAGATGAATGCCTGAATGCTAAATCCGGCACCCGCCAAACCCAGCACAACCGTTGTAATCCATCCCGACATTCCAACCGCCAAGGGCAAAATCACCACCGGCACTAATAGAAGGGTGTAAACAAGGATGATCGATGCCGTAAAGCCACTACGACCTGCATTGGAAGGCAGCATTTTGAAACCAGCCTTTTTGTAATCGTCCTCCAAAACCCAAGCAATTGCCCAGAAATGCGGGAATTGCCAAAGAAATTGCATCAAAAACAACACCAAGGCCTCAGTGCTCAAAGTGCCCGTCGCGGCAGCCCAACCGATC
Proteins encoded:
- a CDS encoding DUF4878 domain-containing protein, whose protein sequence is MKRTLKFSAVALLAVVVLWACGGAAGPKAAGESFLTAMAKGDIEGAKKFASKDSQGALEMMAGTSDAKKANPDKIEIGEVKEEGDKATLNYKENGTDKTLNLVKEDGAWKASYTKGAGDTGGLDDLGKGLEDAMDSATSTVDTLMPADGE
- a CDS encoding SCO family protein is translated as MKKYRAFFVLFLILIFPILIYVFIKAFGTQNYRPIETISEKIPNPDGSLDSVFKAVGDFSFASHRGDTLRMDSLKGKIWLANVFHGNCSDACDIENAYIKQLLTKDFPTDPDIRIISFSVDPANDSVPVLKAYAEKLEADRRWYFLTGNPAVLSKFLIEELKFLPTDPKALSEKGLTDRTFRLVDWDGHLRGSIYHSAAENEMVTMAQHMVFLQKELADMRSGAHSPQ
- a CDS encoding cystathionine beta-synthase, encoding MWLNNILETMGDTPLIKINNVASHVKPTVLGKVEYFNPGNSIKDRIGVKMIQDAERKGLLKPGGTIIEGTSGNTGMGLALVAAIKGYRCIFTMPDKQSKEKMDILRAMGAEVVVTPTAVEPDDPRSYYSVAKRLSKEIPNSYYPNQYDNLSNQEAHYESTGPEIWAQTEGKITHLVAGMGTCGTMSGIARYLKEQNPNIVCVGVDTYGSVFKKYHETGEFDRNEIYSYLTEGIGEDILPANLNMSLVDQIIKVTDKDAAIMARKLARLEGLFVGWSCGSAMHGALEYARGLSKDDVVVVILPDHGTRYLGKIYNDQWMSDHHFIDKGNMLTAQEILDRKGKVDTLFSVSTKSTLSEVILLMREHSITQLPVVEGGNVVGTINESRVLNTILDDPSLKDSPVADCMSDPFPFVLPTTRIDLISKMINKDCPAVMMQDANGGLHIITKSDLIAVLAG
- a CDS encoding O-antigen ligase family protein, yielding MQLPTRIGWQGQEQPLMPRENILRRISYGGVLLCMAGLVTSPALLSIGIIMVMVAGLFLFPLREQLRRFWAHKPAVFMSLLFFVELVSGLWARDIAMKRWLEDLTIKAPLFLGMYGLAVLGPFSLKQVRIALGLLLLGTFVAGTGTVIDYVVNAAEINHRIEISKEVQVWLGSPHIYFSVVMSFSILGGIWSAMQPSPLLFKGDRFVLLLLSLICFVEMHVLTTRTGLVCLYLTILTLGLLLLLRKRRYLLSMVLVIGLLSVPVAGYFGLESFQRRIDNTAMDVTEYFKGHDPNYLSIGTRFESWKTAINLWKEHPVLGVSKADLDADMTDQYVIDKTKLCPENFQEPHNQFLENLAGLGIVGFLVLALAWFYPILSKAWPKDLIFWAFWLNYTFAMMGESTLERQVGVGFLVPVFMLTLGVKK
- a CDS encoding DUF4878 domain-containing protein, with protein sequence MKRTLKFSAIALLAVVVLWACGGASGPKAVGESFLNAMAKGDIEGAKKFATKDAQESLGMMAASAEAKKTNPDKIEIGEIKEEGDKATLSYKENGTDKSLNLVKEDGQWKAAWTKGGGGLEDLGGALEGAVEGAVEGATEALADSAATAPAEGE
- a CDS encoding SCO family protein; the encoded protein is MRKNARPLFILATILIGAGISYMIMYYVVGVPTTSPIGTSVKILPIMVPNPDGGQDSVIKTVGKFSFVSQTGNTITQDSLRGKIWVADVFFTTCTSICPKLSQGLQKIQTAFADDPEVKLVSFSVDPEYDSLSILQVYAAQYGARPHQWYMLTGNKTDLYKVEHEDFFFSATEDEDKTIKFVHDNTLRLVDKEGRFRGGFYDGTNPVEVDSVIADIKRLKNEYAQKK
- a CDS encoding DUF983 domain-containing protein; amino-acid sequence: MYPECTHCGQDFVIEPGFYMGASYIGYGFTSLISVIGALGYVFLFPSWNEWAVIALIVGLILVLLPLIFRYASTVMLHGLGSVRFDPGFARRFKLYVGEDGQLHSEKLETAE
- a CDS encoding DUF420 domain-containing protein, whose protein sequence is MSTLKRNDRLFVPLIATLSVVVPALVALLLFADFGGAAFVGDLSFLPAMNAGINSIVSVLLIVALLFVKKGNIQAHKTTMITALVLSIFFLVSYVLYHGANGDVKFGGTGAMKVTYLVILFSHIILSMAVVPLALFATYRGLSNSIASHKKIVKWAWPIWLYVSVTGVIVYLFAHVFNPALVN
- a CDS encoding LysM peptidoglycan-binding domain-containing protein; the protein is MKQGWIKTLLLGALAMPASLMASMPGDSVGVKVVNGKSFVLYKLAKGDNLGKLSREYGVSVASLEELNSTTAATIQAGQILMVPSRTAAAGMSLKTVVDPKPTVVQPTPTEIKPVTAQNSGAQQNPSGGERKQHTVQKGETLYAVSRKYSVSVDQIKQWNSLSVDGLKEGQKLWVSASGTATVTPKKVEEPVKPVEQPKVVVAVKEPAPKAADVNPADIAPNAVKPVEANNGGGDQVATKVKPGPGVHVVKPGETLFAIARTYGMDVSELRKINRLENATIKEGQALRVKADSNENPNQGTALIDAIEQVQDSTPKLEQFPDLKVLTAPKATTVPSAAVVTVYKDKSTGVSYKRVEETGRVGAIQDFATDQTRFYAFHRYLPTGSYIRVDYPDKGQSILVEVINQLPEKDPYTVRLSAKCMDYLMIREAGAEVRLRYVIPFGE